CGCCGGGCAAAATCGAGCGGGGACAGGTAATGGCGCTCGACAACTTTCGTTTCAAGGCCATCGACCCCGAAGGCCGTCAGCCGGCGCAGGATCACGCGACCGTAGTGCTCGCGGATTCGCTCCCACCGGTTGCCTTCCTCCGGGTTGCGAAAAGCGGGCACGTTGACGAGTACGAACCAGTTTTCGTGCCCGGCCGGCGCGCGTTCCGGTTCAGTCTTGCTGTCGATGGCAACGTAAATGGTGGGCGGCGACGGCGGCGTGCGCTGATCAAAGATCTGCCGGAACTCGGTTTCGTAGTCATCGGAGAAGAAAACATTATGGTGCAGGAGCCCGGGGTGGCTGCCGCGTATGCCCAGCAACATGGCGAAGCCGGAAACGGCCAGGTCGCGGCGTTGGGAAGCGTACCCCCTGCGGAGCGGCGGCGGAAAGAGCCGGGCATCGGCTGAGAGCACGTCCTGATTGCAAATTACCAGGTCGCAGTGGAACGCCGTCCCGGCGCCCGTGGCCAGCGTGAACCCGCGCCCGGCAGGCTGCACCCCGGAGATCTCTGTACCGAACTCAAACCGGACGCCCTCTTCCCGGCAAATCCGCGCGAGGTTTTCCGCGATCCGGTACAGCCCGCCTTTGACGTACCAGCTGCCGAATTGGCGCTGGACGTACGGGATAATGGCAAATGCCGCCGGCGTGCGATACGGCGACGAACCGTTGTACGTCGCGAATCGCCCAAGGTATTGTCGCAGGCGTTTGTCCGTAAAGCAGCCGGCCGCCAGCTGCGCCAGGGTGCGCCGGTCGGCAATTTTGGGCAGATGCCGGAGCTTCGGAAGATTTTTCCAGCGGAGCTGTTTCCACCAGTCCTCAAGCCGGTGTTCCAGGAACGCTTCCGCTGAGAGGTCGTAAATCCCGGCCGCGTGGCGGAGCAGCCGGACCAAGTCCGGCCGCTGCCAGAAAGCTTCGTCTTCGTCGATCTGGTGCCGGTCCGGCCAGAAATACCGGCACGATGGTTCGAGCCGGATCAGTTCGAGGTCCCGATCAAGGTCTCGGCCCAGTTTTTGCCATAACCGCTTCAGGACGTGCGGCATCGTGACCAGCGACGGCCCGGTATCCCAGGTGAACCCGGTTGCCGAAAAAACGTTCATTTTGCCGCCGGCCCGGCAGCCCTTTTCAAAGACGGTCACCCGCAGACCGCTGCGCGCGAGTAACGCGGCCGCCGACAGGCCGCCGAGGCCCGCCCCGATCACCGCAACCTGTAGTCCAATCCTCATCTTTGCCGATACGCTTGCCGGCCCGCCGCCGAATCAGAATAACCCGGAAACGCAATTCCCGATCACCCGCAGCCGGTGAGCGCGAGTGCCGGCCGGCGACCCGATAAGGAGC
Above is a genomic segment from Verrucomicrobiota bacterium containing:
- the crtI gene encoding phytoene desaturase, whose translation is MRIGLQVAVIGAGLGGLSAAALLARSGLRVTVFEKGCRAGGKMNVFSATGFTWDTGPSLVTMPHVLKRLWQKLGRDLDRDLELIRLEPSCRYFWPDRHQIDEDEAFWQRPDLVRLLRHAAGIYDLSAEAFLEHRLEDWWKQLRWKNLPKLRHLPKIADRRTLAQLAAGCFTDKRLRQYLGRFATYNGSSPYRTPAAFAIIPYVQRQFGSWYVKGGLYRIAENLARICREEGVRFEFGTEISGVQPAGRGFTLATGAGTAFHCDLVICNQDVLSADARLFPPPLRRGYASQRRDLAVSGFAMLLGIRGSHPGLLHHNVFFSDDYETEFRQIFDQRTPPSPPTIYVAIDSKTEPERAPAGHENWFVLVNVPAFRNPEEGNRWERIREHYGRVILRRLTAFGVDGLETKVVERHYLSPLDFARRFNAFGGSLYGFASHGLFSAFKRPPLQSRRLPNVWFVGGSTHPGGGIPLTLLSGQIVAEQVLR